GATTTTGTACAAGCTTTGGAATTAGATGATAAATACTCTAATAAATCAAAGTTGGTTTTCAATCTATTGGCTACTTCTAAAAATAAAGATTTAAGTAGAAAGTTTTTAAATTTTGCTTCTTCAGAAGAAGGAAGAAAAGTTTTTTATAAATATGGCTTTTTAAATGATAAAGACTTAAAAGAGTTTGATAAAGTAAGTTTCTAATGAAAAATAGTGTTTTAAAAAGTTTAATAGCCTTACTTGCTGTTTTCTTAATAGGTTATAGTTCTTTAGTTGTAGTACATATTTTCTTTGCAAAAATCATTGATGATTTGGATAATGAAGTGAAAAATGAGCAGGCAAGGTATAAAATAGGAGAATATATTCTAAAAGAGATAAACTCCGTTGAAAGAAACTATTATCAAATGGCAATAGTTTCTAATACAAAAGCATTAACACCTTTGCAAGATGAAGTTATTGAAGAGTTAAATGATATAAGAAATGCTATTAATATTTTAGAAAAGGGAGGAACTTTAGATAATTATATTAAATTAAATTTAGTAGGAATTAGTGAAACTGTAGAGCAAATAACTTTCTCTCCCTCAAGAGATACAAAATATACTTTTGAATCTATAGATTTAAAACCTAAATTAAAGTTTATAGAAAGTCAACTTGCAAAAATGAAAAAAATTATAGTAATGAAAAATATAATGGAAACTTCTAATAATAAAGAAGATAAAGAAGATGCAAAGTTTGAAATACAAATGTTTTTTAAGCAAATACCTGCACTTTTTATTAGAATGAAAGAAAATGCAAGTCGTTTATTATATGAAAGTAAAATAAATCTAGATAAATTAGAAAAAAATATTTTAAAAGAGAAAAAGTATTATTCTAATTTAGAGTTTGTAGTTACTTTTTTAGTTATGTTTTTAGTTAGTATTTTAAGTTATATTGTAATAAAGCTTATTTTGAAAAAAAGTGGTGAGTTAAAAGCAATCTCTTTAAAAGCTGAGAATGCAGCAAAAGAAGCTTCAAAAGCAAATAAAATAAAATCTCAATTTTTAGCTAATATGAGTCATGAAATAAGAACACCTTTAAATGCAATAATAGGTTTCTCAGAGATTCTTTCTAAAGCTAAATTATCTATTAAAGAAAAAGAACAAGCATCAGTTATAAATAAAAGTGCAAAATCTTTATTAAATATTATAAACGATATTTTAGATATTTCAAAAGTAGAAAGTGGAAAGTTTGAACTTAGTAAAGGGAAAGTTGATTTAAAAAAACTTTTAGAACAAGTAGTTGAATTATACTCTATAAATACAAAACAAAAGAATATTAGATTTATTTATAAACTTATAGGAGATATCCCTAGGTATATTTATACTGATGAAACTAGACTTAAACAAGTATTATCAAATATTGTAAGTAATGCAATAAAATTCACTCCTGAAAATAAAAAAGTTTTCTTTGAGGTTGAACTTTTAAAACAAGATGAAAAAGAAGCTACTTTAAAGTTTTTAGTTAAAGATGAAGGTATAGGAATATCCCTAGAAAATCAAAAAAGAATTTTTAAACCTTTTTCTCAGGCTGATGGCAGTATCTCGAGACAATTTGGTGGTACGGGATTAGGATTGTCTATAAGTCTTAAAATTATTGAATTAATGGGCTCAAAAATAAATCTTTTAAGTGAAGAAAACAAAGGAAGTAGTTTCTTTTTTGATGTAAGTTTTCCTTATGAAAAAGCAAAAGAAAAAAATAAACAATATAAATTTTTAGTATGTAATAGTATAGATAATAAAGAGTCTATCAAAGAAAGTTTACTTAATATACTAAAAGAGTATGGAGAAATTTTTGATGAAAAAACTATTCAAGGAACTATTAATCTGATTTTTTGTTTTGAAGATATTAATTTATCAGAAAAATTAGAAAAACTGGTAAGTAAGTTTGATGTACCCATTGTTTTTGTAGGAAATAGTGAAAACCTTGAGAAAACAAGTAAAATTAATTCTTTAATTGATTTTTATCTTGATACCCCCATTTATGGTTCAAAGGTTTTTAATATTATTGCACAAGCTTGTAAAATAGAAAATCAAAGAATTAATGCAGAAATAAAAAAAGACAATACTTTTAGAGGAAAAGTATTAGTAGCAGAAGATAATGCAAATAATCAGTTATTAATAGAGTTATTATTAAAAGATTTAGGCTTAAGTATTGATATTGTTGATGATGGACAAAAAGCTTATGATTTATATATACAAAATGATTATGATATAGTTTTTTTAGATATTAATATGCCTATTATGGATGGATTAAAAGCCTTAGAACTTATTAGAGAGTATGAATTAAAAAATAAAATAAAAAATATTCCTATTATAGCTTTAACAGCAAATACAATAAAAGGAGATAAGGAAAAGTACTTAGAAGCAGGAATGAATGATTATTTGGCAAAACCAATAGAAAATGATAAATTAATTGAAGTTTTGAAAAAATATTTATCTAAATCTTTTTCAAAAAAAGTAAATTTAGAAAATATTGAAAGAAGTAAAAATACTTTTAATAAGATAGATTTAAATTTAGTTTCTACAAACTTGGGTTTAAGTCAAACTATTGCACAAAAAGTTATAGATAAATTTAAAGCTGATATTTCTAAAGAACTTGATGAGTTTGAAAAAACAATAGAAGTTGGAGATGAAGAAGAAATTATAAAGAAAGCTCATTATATAAAAAATTCTTGTTTAAATTTGTGTTTAACGCAAATTTGCGAACTTCTTGAAGAAATAGAAAAAGAAGAACTTTCAAGTAATCAAAAGAAAGAAAAGTTTAAAATTCTAAAAGAAAAAGTATTAGAGTTATTATAAAAGGATAAAAAATAAAACTAGAACCATGTAGACACTGCAAACGAGAAATAGAAGTGAAAAAACGCCAATGCCCTTACTGTGGAACTTTAAACCCTACAGTAAAGATTAAAGAGATAGTTTGGGGAATGGTTTTTGTTTTAGTTGTTATGTCTATAGTAAGTTATTTTATGAATAATTAGAAAATTTATTTTCTAATCATTCCAATTAGAAATCCAATAGCTAAACCTATAAAGTGTG
This sequence is a window from Halarcobacter mediterraneus. Protein-coding genes within it:
- a CDS encoding hybrid sensor histidine kinase/response regulator translates to MKNSVLKSLIALLAVFLIGYSSLVVVHIFFAKIIDDLDNEVKNEQARYKIGEYILKEINSVERNYYQMAIVSNTKALTPLQDEVIEELNDIRNAINILEKGGTLDNYIKLNLVGISETVEQITFSPSRDTKYTFESIDLKPKLKFIESQLAKMKKIIVMKNIMETSNNKEDKEDAKFEIQMFFKQIPALFIRMKENASRLLYESKINLDKLEKNILKEKKYYSNLEFVVTFLVMFLVSILSYIVIKLILKKSGELKAISLKAENAAKEASKANKIKSQFLANMSHEIRTPLNAIIGFSEILSKAKLSIKEKEQASVINKSAKSLLNIINDILDISKVESGKFELSKGKVDLKKLLEQVVELYSINTKQKNIRFIYKLIGDIPRYIYTDETRLKQVLSNIVSNAIKFTPENKKVFFEVELLKQDEKEATLKFLVKDEGIGISLENQKRIFKPFSQADGSISRQFGGTGLGLSISLKIIELMGSKINLLSEENKGSSFFFDVSFPYEKAKEKNKQYKFLVCNSIDNKESIKESLLNILKEYGEIFDEKTIQGTINLIFCFEDINLSEKLEKLVSKFDVPIVFVGNSENLEKTSKINSLIDFYLDTPIYGSKVFNIIAQACKIENQRINAEIKKDNTFRGKVLVAEDNANNQLLIELLLKDLGLSIDIVDDGQKAYDLYIQNDYDIVFLDINMPIMDGLKALELIREYELKNKIKNIPIIALTANTIKGDKEKYLEAGMNDYLAKPIENDKLIEVLKKYLSKSFSKKVNLENIERSKNTFNKIDLNLVSTNLGLSQTIAQKVIDKFKADISKELDEFEKTIEVGDEEEIIKKAHYIKNSCLNLCLTQICELLEEIEKEELSSNQKKEKFKILKEKVLELL